One Aegilops tauschii subsp. strangulata cultivar AL8/78 chromosome 2, Aet v6.0, whole genome shotgun sequence genomic window, ATGCGTGGTGGAAAGCTGGGTTGAACGGAGGGTAAACATGAGGTTGCTGTGGGAAGAACTGGGAGGACGGAAAGTGGGGCGGTGACGGCGGTGGGGGAAAGCGTGGATCAAATCCGGCGCTCAGGAGGGTGGGGACAgtggtgggggcggtggtggcgaGGGTGGCGGAGGTACCGGacagtggaggaggcggcggaggagcCGCTGGCTGCCGGCAACGCCGCGCGCAGGTCGACCAAGGTGGAAGGTGGAGCGCTGGGGCGCTGTTCCAAGGTGTTGAGGCGCTGGACGAGGCCCTCCATGAAAGCCTGATCTGTGGCCCGTTGCACCACCATCTCCTTCAGCTGGGTCGCTAGCTCCTTGAGCGCGAGGTTGATGTTGCCGCCATCGTCTTTGTCATCGCCCACCATTGTAGATGACGCTGATACCAGATGGAACAAACTCTAATTACTCTAAGGCCTAAAAGATAGTAATACTCTGAATTCTGATGCTTTATTGATCGGAGTTGGTACTTTCCATTTCAGTAACACTAATTggtctttctttctttctttcttttggAATCAGGTGCCGATTGTACCATATGGTGGGGCTACATCAATTGAGGGACATACGTTGGCACCTCATGGTGGTGTTTGCATTGACATGTCTTCAATGAAGGTAAATATTAAGATTTATGATCAACAGCCATGTAATCATAACATTAACAATGATGTAGATGAACTCATTATGAATAAATCGAAATCTTACTCTAATGCCTAAAAAGTGCTAGAGTACTTGGCTCATCTATTTTACTATATTTTGTTATACCAAGCAGGCAAGCACTTTCTTAGCAGTGAGCTATATACATGCAGGATACGATCTGTTAATTTCATACTGTATATTTTAATGTATCATAAATTCATTGCAGAAAATCAAATCTCTGCATGTTGAGGATATGGATGTTGTAGTTGAACCAGGAGTTGGATGGATTGAGCTGAATGAATACCTGAAACCCCATGGTCTCTTTTTCCCTCTTGACCCAGGCAAGCTCCTTGTGTCCTTTCACCTTCCATTTTTTTCTGTCCATTTACCTTTTCAACCGACGAAGTGAAGTATTCCCCACTTGTGCCAAGAAGTCCTGGGTTCGACGCAGCCTCTCTGCATTGCTCTGTGCAGGGGTAAGGCTTGCCTCGTATCCTTCCCCAGAGCCCCACCTGGTATGGGAGCTTCTAGCACTGGGTCTGTCCTTTCTTTTTACCTTTTCAACCGACCATGTAAAATCCAGATTGACATAACCTGATATGAAATTATTCAATCATCAAAATCAATAAAAAGGCCATCATGGACCAAGATCCAAACAGATCAATCttgtcaaaaaaaaaaaacctTTCATCATGCCCTTTGTTCCTATGTCCTTTGCCCTTTCATATTCAGTGTAACTCGACTACAGTTGAACAGCAACTTTGTTTGCAACTGACTTGTGTAGTGTAATTGCATCTTCCAGACATTTAGGTGCAAAATCCAGATTGACATAACCTAATAAATTATGTTCAATGCAACTCGACTGCAGTTGAACAGTGTAATTGCACCCTCCAGACATTTAGGTGTTATGTACCTTCTGTCCTAGGGAGATAACTATGCATGTTTGTAGTACTCAATAGTTGCACTGAAGTTCGATCATCTTTCTGGGTCCACTAAATAGCATCAGCGGCTGCTTGCTTTTGCACTAGTTTAGTGGCATAGCTTATCTACATTGGTCTGATTTACAGGACCTGGAGCCACTATTGGTGGAATGTGCGCTACACGATGTTCTGGTTCATTAGCCGTGAGGTAATTCTCCATATAATTTCAGGCCACTTTTTGGCTTCTACAGTGCACCTGTAACCCCATCCGCACAAAGAGGAAGGACAACCATAACGTGCACAATTCACCTGTTTATCTGTTGTATTCTTATGATACTTATGTTAGATGGCTTTGATGAATTTGCTTCTTAGTTTGTAGGTATGGAACTATGCGGGACAATGTTATCAATCTTCAGGTCCTTTTGCTATCCTCATTATTTCCCCATATACTGTACATTTGACTAAGCATACAAGTAGTGATCTTTTATGGTACATCAGGCTGTTCTACCAGATGGTGACGTTGTCAAGACCGGTTCTCGGGCTCGAAAGAGTGCAGCTGGGTATACAAGAACTGCTCCTGTTTCTTAAGATTAAAAGGCTTCATTTCTTCGGGAGTGAATCTTAGTTGTGCTGCGCTGCTTGCTTTTCCCATAATGTCTACATATTATATATATGAAGTTATACATCTGTTGCTGCCATTAGTATTGACAACTTTTTTTATTTTCCACCATGTTGAATGTCAGATATGACCTAACTCGGTTGATCATTGGAAGTGAAGGGACTTTAGGGGTAATTACAGAAGTGACTTTACGACTTCAAAAGCTTCCATCTCATTCCGTGGTAGGTCTTCTGTTTTGATTTATTCACTGTCGAAATAATGTTTTGCTAACAATTCTTACTGCACTTTGTATACTTGAATGTTAACTGTTAAGTTTTAACAACTAACCTGTTTCTCTGTTTAGGATATACACTCTTTATGTAGCACATCCTGTGGAGAAACACCATTCTTCATGCCGTATTACTATGACTTAACTCTTATCTTGCATCTTAGGAATGGAAACAACATTTGTATGAACACAAGATATTTTCTTTTGACAGTCTATCTTATCCTGCACTAGACAATTACATTATCCGGAACATTTCTATGTGATGTTCTCCCTATGTTCCTAAAAAAATGTTTATTGGCTTAATGTTCTATGTTCCGGGAAAACACAAAAGCTTTGCATTTTGATGCATTGGTAGAAGGAAAGAGTTTGTACAAGCCCAAAGAAGGTCACACTCCAACGCACCGCCGTCGTCCCTAGGCTTGACCTCAGCCCCGTAGCACAACCTGAAGGCCTCTCACGCCCGCCAGACACCCATTGCCTGGCTTCCTCTTGGATCGTACCAACGAGGGAAGGCAAGCTAAGGGGAGCGTTGTCGAAGATAATGCGTTGCGATGCTTCCAGAACATGCCACCAACATGATGGCCGTGGATGTGCCCTTCTGAGGAGAGGCTGGTGTTGAAGTGTATATGTGGATTGCCTAGCCCTTTCCATCAGTTTGGCCTTTTGGTTGTGTTGGCTAGCGCATGAAGCTTAATATGCTATCAGAGATTAGGTTATTTTTTTAGCACGCGCAAGTCGTGCTGATCCAATTTCGCGATGCCGCCATCTTCCTCTGGCCAGCTCGCGCTTTCATAACATGGTATCGGAGCctaaggtcttgagttcaagtccTGGCTTTTGCGATTTATCCAAAAATTGTTGCTGCCCCCTCTGTGTCCACGTATAGGCCTCTTGAGTCATACCTCTGAGTCTATTCACGTGTTGACTTCCCGCGTCACACGTGAGAGGCGGTGTTGAAGTGTATATGTGGATTGTCTAGCTCTTTCCATCAGTTTGGACTTTTGGTTGGGTTGGCTAGCGTATGAAGCTTAACAGCTGGGACCGAGTGGCCCATTCGATGCCACCAATCCACGAAGTCGTCCTCCGCATTGGGTGTCTTGCCGTCGAACGCAACCAGGAAAGAACATCGTGCCACACCACGCGCGAGAAGGAACAAACAGTGAGGAGATGAGCCATTGTTCCTCTGACTGATCACAGAGCACGGAACACGATGCATGCTGAAGTCCTCGGCGTGCCAGGCTCTCAGCAGCCCAACAAAGGTCCTGGCAGGCAAGCCACACGAAGAACTTGACCCTAGGTGGGGCCCAAGTCATTCAGTTAAGCTTCCACGAACTTGAACCGACTGCCCCCCCTAGAACAAGATGTCGTAGCAGCTCTTGGAGGAGTATTGGCACACCAACCACCAGACCTCGATATACTGCCAGAGTGCCAATGGGCTCAGGCCCCTCTGATATCCGAGATCCAACGGCGGCCAGCCAAGGCATCGCTGACGGTCTGGCATTTCCTGATGCACCCGAGACCAACGTTAGGAGCTCAGGCGCAATCTCAGAAATGGCACGGCCATTGAGCCAGCGATCCTCCCAGAATAAGGCTGAGGTTCTGCCACCAACCACCATCCTGGTGGATGCGGCCCATTGTGGCGAACACCTCACACTCATCGTGGGAGAATTACAGGTCGAGGCCTCTCCCAGAGCGGAGGAGTTCAGTGCACATCCTCCACAACCAGCGGATCCTTAGGCTGGTCGCGGCCCTGCTAAGGTCCGGAACACCAGCCCCCAGGTGAGGCGACCCACCTTCGCGTGGACGCCCTCAACGTGGGAAGGCGGTCCGCAATCCTGCAAGTTATAACATATAAACCGCAACACGGCTATTCTTACAATGCACCAGTATTCACGTCGCCACAACATTCATCTTGTTTTGCCATTtctagtagcaaaccatgtaccatTTTCAATGTTAGAAGTTTTGAAAGAGTAATGGACATGCATAGCATGCTACCTTATTCGTCTAGCTTTGTCGACCTTTTTTTGTAGTTCTCTCTGCGTCTTCATTTTACCTATGAACTCATTCCTCCTAAATGCTCTCTATATTCAGGTTGCTATGTGCAATTTTCAAACAGTTAAGGATGCTGCTGATGTTGCTATTGCAACAATGCATTCTGGCATACAGGTTTGTCCGTGTCCTTCCGTTTTTCTTTCATTGCTATGACATTTGAAAAAAATTGTAAGTCAGATATGAAATAATCGACATCCTTTCCACATGGACTTAATGTTCATATCTCCATGCTCGTATTTGTTCATGTGACATAATTTGTCCGTTGCACATTAAGTGGCCGTCGATGGTGGTGTTAGATGTTTTTCGGGGACTATTGTAGGTGTTAGCTTGACTTCAGTTGAAGTGCTTGAGTACAAGTTACATTTGTTGAGATGTGTCAGTGGGTAACCAAAATTCAGTAAGGTTGTTGTTGGCTAGTTAGTTACTGATACTATCTTTTTCTGGTTGGTTAGGTCTCGAGAGTGGAATTGTTAGATGAGGTTCAGATAAGGGCAATAAACATGGCAAACGGTAAAAGCTTGCCTGAAGTGCCGACCTTGATGTTTGAATTCATAGGGACAGGTAACCTAACTTGCAGTTTTATGCCATTTATATTGCATTATGCATCTATGGTGGCAGTCCTGAGTTCTAGTAGTACAATCTAGATAAATTTGAAATATGTGCACATTCCTTAAATCAGTATCTAGATTGATGATCAGAGTCGCATGATATGTACAAGGAATTATGCAAGTTGCCGCAACGGTTCAAACTGCGAGGTTTTATGCATGCAACCACCCAAATACACACCCCAAGAAGATTTCACTACATTAAAAAGAAGATAATACTACAAAGAGGAATATAAACATAAAAATTGCTTAGATTTTGCAGGCATATTGACATAACTGACAGATTCATTTCCATGGTCTTAATTTTGTATCTATAATACTAAATAGTTTGTGAATTTGATATTGCGTGATTGACAATAACATGTTAAGAATGATACTATCTACTATACCAGCAATATATTGTTTTTGTATTCTAGGTTATAACTtagcatatactccctccgtcccataatataagatgctATTACAACCAATGTACTGGTTGTAATagcatcttatattatgggacggagggagtagttaaaaCTTTCTGGTGTACATATACCTCTTGCGTGTTAAGGAGTATTAGTATTGTGGTCTAGGAATCCTTATTAGTCTATTAGTCTATGTTTAGTTTCCTTGCACCTCAAGTCATGTGTAATATATATATGCCCCTTGGGCCTTCAATAAAGTTAAGTTGCTTTGCTGGGGAGGCGTTTTGGCTCCCGGGTGCATTTGCACCCGGATGAACAGTACCCAAAAAAACAAATTAAatgttttcaaaaaattctgaaaaaaattgtAGATGATTGTGTTGGTGTCGCAAACATGCTTGACAAAATTCGCGCGGAACGGAGCAGCGGTGTTTCGTCGGCGAAAAAAACAAATTTGGGGTGACATTTGGTCTTTGATTTGTTTTTTTGCGCAAGCCAAAATGATTGACATTTTTGTCTCAAAATTTGCAGGTCACATTTTTATGTGACAAAGATGACAAAAAAAATTTGTCTCAATTTTTTCAACATTTGAAAAAATCAAAAGTGGGCCCGGGTGCAAATGCACCCGGGAGCCGAATTGATTTTCCGGCTTTgctaacatggtattagagcctAGGTTTAGGTCTCCGGACGCGCAACTCGTCCTCAATTGGATTTTTTTTCCAATCTCTGTCCCAATCCAATTTTTGCATCGGCCGCCGCTGCTCCTCTCTCCGGCCGGCGGGCCTACCGCTTCTCTGCCTGCTGTATGGCTTTACGCGCGTCCTCCTGCGCTGCTGGTTCGCCAGGTCTCAGCTGCGTCTGCTCGACGCTCTCCTCTGCTGCGGGCCTGCGCTGCTCGATCGTCTCCAAGGCACATATCGAAGCCCGTCTCCTTCCACGCATCGAAGGCACGCATCGACGACTCTGCTCCCTGGTCGACACAGACGACAACCTCTCTGGCGGCCGCCCTAGTCGCTGGGGGCACACGTCTGCTCCGGGACCGGGCCTCCGGGTCAACGCCCCGTCCGTCCCAGCTGTGGATCCCATCGATGCCACCCTCCGGATCCTGCTGCCGGCCACCGGTGCTCTCAGCACGCTACTGGATCTCCGCTACTTGGTGCTAGTTGCTTCCGGCAGCAACTTGGTGCTAGCTACCTACTTCCTCCTGCTACGTGGTGCTGCTTGCTGCTTTCCTGCTGCTACGTGATGTTGCTTCCTGCTGCTACGTGGTGCTCCCGTCCCCTGGTCCCCTGCCGTTTCTAGTTTCTTTGTTTTCCGCTGCGTCCACCAAATCCGTTGAAATTTTGTGTTTTGTCATGTGAGTCCACCAAACTTTTGTCTGCCAGCCTTTTTCTGGTCATTGTCCTCTCAATAGGATTTCTGTGGCCTCTCTTTGCATTGTTGATCTAAGCCCATTCTCTTGCCGCCGTGCTTCTTTCGCCGTCGGTTTACATGGGCCATGACTCTTTAAGCAATGTTTCATTCTCTTGATATGCCATCTTCTTTTGACAACCCATCTTCTCTTGATACTTCTTTTGTATCTTCTATTGATGCGGTGTCTTCCTCTGATGTGCCATCTCTTCGTTATCCCCTTTGGCGACTCGACAGGTTTTGAAGACTCTTCATGCTACGACGACACTCTCAAGATGCGGATTTTGATTATCATTTTTTTCTAGAATTACACTTCTTCAAATGCAATGCTATTGCATACGCTTTGCATTTGAGGGTGTGTGTTAAGGAGTATATTAGTATTGGTCTAGGAATCCTTATTAGTCTATGTTTAGTTTCCTTGCACCTCAAGTCATGTGTAATATATATATGCCCCTTGGGCCTTCAATAAAGTTAAGTTGCTTTCCTAACATTGCGATCTCTCTATTAAAACTAAATTCACTTTGTGCACACTACTTTTTAGTAGACTCTAGACAATTTTCAGAAGTGATACCCATAGCTCATGCTTGTGGTCTACAGCTGTTCCTTATCTTGGGGATGTATGGGCTGTTTGGTTTCTGACTAACTTTGCCAAAGtttgccacacctaaggttaggcaagtttgactaacttaggtgagtgtttggttcaagccacaccttaggcaagccagaCTTGAGCCCCACATGGCatacacacaaaaagtgtggcaagattcccttaggcttgccaacttgtggctctcattttgatgaactaagcttaggcaaggttggcaaaaatgtgtggcaaagtgtggcaatgctaggcctagaaccaaacagcCCTGTAATTAACACATATTCAGTAATTTACTATCGTCTTCTGTTGGTTGTTCACTTGCTTGGACAAGTTACTTAAAAGCTCTTCTTAAGCTGCAAACATTCCTTCAGCTTACACATCAAGAACTGACTGATCTTCCTTTTCTTTGTTAATCTCTTTCCATTGCAACTATTCAGAAGCATATGCACTTGAACAAACACTGTTGGTTCAAAAGATTGCTGCAGAGCACCATGGTTCTGATTTTGTTTTTGTGGAGGAGCCAAATGCTAAAGAGGAACTGTGGAAGGTCAGTCATCTGAACTTGTAGAGCTAATCTACAGATGTTTCTTTGTGCCGCATGATTGTGCACAGGCCATGCAATACCAGTGTCATACAGTACGACATTATGTTCCCTGGTTTCTGGAGAATAGTAGTACTGTGATATATAGGATATTTGGTCTTGAAGCATATTTTAATGGCATTTTCCTCTATGTGCAGATCAGGAAGGAGGCACTTTGGGCTGGTTTTGCCATGAAACCTGATCATGAAGCTATGATAACGGTTTGATTGCTTGCTCAGTATTTGATATCACTATAGTCATCACCTTTTTGGTTGGTTAGAGATAGCTAGTCTCTAGTGGCATGCATCATATACCATTATGTTTACCTCCTTAGTTGTGAATCTTGGCATTTGTCAACATGCCCCAATTTAATCATCATTTGGCGAAAATATGGAATGTGATCCAATTTTAGTTCGCATTCAAGTATAGGGTACTTAGCAAATAGCAACGAAATATCTTCTCAGTTATGTAAAGGCCTAAAGGGTAACTGGCGCCGCTCTCTTCTCTTTTTTGAATCAATTTTTGTCCCTTGGTGGTAAATGCAGATCTTGTCAGCTTCATATTTTTTTTATCTCATATGCTCACAGAGATCGGCCAATGCTCATTATGATTATTGTAGCCTTATTATCTGTTGGTTTTCAGTGGATGAACTGCATCAAGTCTTGTAAATTCTAATGCCGCCCCAATTGTTGTTCATGCAGGACGTTTGTGTTCCATTGTCTAGACTTGCAGAATGCATATCTGTATCTAAGCAACTACTTGATGCGTCACCATTGACTTGGTACATATTCTCCCTTACGCAGTACCTAGGTTTTTCCCATTTTGTTATCTGTTGTAGCTAGGAAAGCCATGGCCACCTCTTTTGTATTAGATTTGTATTTATAGGAGAGCAGGGCAGTTTGAAAATTCGAACTCTTGATGAAGTAGCATGCGATTCTTACCGCAGCTCCAGCATGACAGTACAGTATGCTATACTTTTAATTATCCAGGAGGACCTTCTCTCTGACTTGTGTATGTTTTCAGTTTGGTTATCGCCCATGCCGGTGACGGAAATTTCCACACAATTATCCTATTTGATCCAACCCAGGAGGAAGAGCGAAGGGAAGCAGAGAGACTAAACCATTTCATGGTTCATACTGCTCTGTCCATGGAAGGTACATGCACAGGAGAGCATGGTGTTGGCACAGGGAAAATGAAGGCAGGTGACCTATGACCTCTTTATCTTATCAAGGCCGTGATTTGTTTCGAATTTCCACATGAGTCATCAACAAGTCAGCACCCATGAGTGTGACAAGTGACAAGTGCTTTGGTGTGTGCATTGGCAGTACCTGGAGAAGGAGCTGGGGATGGAGTCACTGAGGACGATGAAAAGGATAAAGGCCGCGCTGGATCCCAACAACATCATGAATCCAGGAAAGCTCATCCCACCCCACGTCTGCATCTGACCAACCAAGTGCCTGATTCCATGGCAGTGGGTTCGGTTGTTCAAGTTTGTCGTGGTGCCGCCACTGAATGCGTCCATGAAACCTTTGGATCTGTTACAGCCTTACCCGAGGACACCAACATATACTACATGAGTTACAAGTTACAACTTACAGTACCCGGCCCGGCCATACTGAATAAAAGGACCAGGACGTTGTTATCTCTTGGTGTTATTTGTACCAATAGTAGTATACATGCATGACACCGTTTACTGGGCCTGCTTCACGTATTAACATACCTCCAAAACACGATGGAGTGGTTTACATCCTGGTTTCATAAAATAGCGTTCTTGCTCTATACTCTTCTTGTAACAGTCATATATTCCCTCAGTTCATAAATATGAGATGCTTTGGATATTTCGAATATGGACCAAACACAAACTGAAATTAGTGAACAAACACACTGAAATGAAACGTGTACATCTGATTCAAAAAAGTTACAACATCTTGTAGGAGTATGTGAATTGAGGGAATACTTGTATTACAAGCTCCACCTATGGACGCTGTATTTATTGCGTGACGGCAAAGCCTTGTCCCCTAGTGCCGGCCGCCGGACCCCGTCGATGGCCTGCACCAGCACGGCCGGCCGAGATGACGACGACAAAACACAACACCACCTGGCCTGGTGCAGCGCACACGTCACGTACTCCACTGAACCGGGTTTATATCATCACCTCGCACCTGGCAAGTCCCATCTCACCACGGTTCACTGCCATAATGGCTTCCGAGGACTCTGCCGCGCCCGTCGTCGTGGACGACTGCCGGGGCGTGCTGTTGGTGTACAGCGACGGGGCCGTGGTGCGCAGGGATGGGCCGGGCTTCGCCACGCCGGTGCGGGACGACGGCACCGTGGAGTGGAAGGACGCCGAGTTCGACGCGCCCCGCGGGCTGGGACTCCGGCTCTACAGGCCGCGCCAGCGGAACCAGCTCCTACCGGTCTTCTTCTACTACCACGGCGGCGGCTTCTGCATCGGCTCGCGCACCTGGCCCAACTGCCAGAACTACTGCCTCCGCCTCGCCGCCGAGCTCGGCGCCGTCGTGGTCGCCCCGGACTACCGCCTCGCCCCCGAGAACCGCCTCCCCGCGGCCATCGACGACggcgccgccgccctcctctgGCTTGCTTCGCAGGCCGGCCCCGCCGGCGACACATGGCTGACCGAGGCCGCCGACTTTACTCGGGTGTTTATCTCCGGTGACTCCGCGGGAGGCACCATCGCCCACAACCTGGCCGTGCGTTTCGGCTCCGCGGCCGGGCGCTCTGAGCTGGGCAACGTCCGCGTCAGGGGCTACGTCCAACTCATGCCCTTCTTCGGCGGCACAGAACGGACGAGGTCCGAGGCGGAGTGCCCCGACGACGCGTTCCTCAACCGCCCGCTCAACGACCGCTACTGGCGCCTCTCGCTGCCTCCCGGCGCCACGGTCGACCACCCGGCCTCCAACCCGTTCGGGCCTGACAGCCCGGCGCTGGAGGCGGTGGAGCTGGCCCCGACGCTGGTGGTGGTCGGAGGCCGCGACATCCTCCGTGACAGGGCCGTGGACTACGCCGCGAGGCTGCGGGCGATGGGGAAGCCGGTGGGGGTGAGGGAGTTCGAAGGGCAGCAGCACGGCTTCTTCACCATCGACCCATGGTCCGACGCGTCCGCGGAGCTCATGCGCGCGCTCAAGCGCTTCATCCACACCGACGGGCGCTTCGACTAGATCCGTTCCATCGCCTCCGACTCGCCAGTCTCTGTCTTTCTGCTGCTTTACCAAGTCTACAGATGGCATTGCAATACCAAAACTCATGAAATTACACCGAGGCAAAAGATATCATTTTCCAAAGATAAGCTCCCACACGGAACAAATAGATCGTCTTGTTTCAGATTTTCTCAAAGACCCATGGaatgtactcatgtttgctttcAAAGCTAGATCGAAAGATTACACGAGATTTATTGGAACATACGGCTAAACACCGGAGAAGCAAACCTACATCACCACAACACTGAACATTCGGCATCACTGTTCAAgcaaaacagaacaaaaattaGGCTGGAGATAATTAAGCATCTGGAGAACTTAAAGGACAACTAGCTGACTGGCTCTGCCATGATTCAAATACTTAAGTCAAAATGCAACAAAGTTTACAATCTACCAACTAGAGCATACAACCTGGACACAAGATGGTGCAACGCCACACATGTTTCATGttgttagagcatctctagcagacacCGTATAATGTCCCGACCTGCAAAATAACCATCAAAATACGGGTCCGCGCGGAAAATGGTTCCCGATCAGACCCCGTATATGCGTCCGACCCGTAAACAGTTTTGCGGGGCGCGGGAAAAGTCCTGCCCCAACCCACGGAAATGCGGGTACTCCCCCTCGCCCCGTCGGTGCCCTATATATAGCGATAGCGgttgtgtgggggggggggggggggattcagCCCACGCTTTTCCCCCACCCATCGCCGCAAGGCCGCCGCCCACAATTCCGGCCATACCAGCCGTCGGGATCACGTCGACGGGCCGCCACACACCCGAGATTCGCCCGAGATTGTCCTCCACCACTTCCTCCTACCTCGGCCAGCCGGATAGTTGTAGATCGGCGGTTGTTTGCCATGGCCGCCGGATTTGGCGTTTCCGGCCACCGGCGGCTGCGCCAAGCCATGGATTGGTCGGGGAGCACCCCGCACAGCCCCGGCAAAGCCCCAGCGTCACGTGCAGGTACTAGTTTGTCCTCTAGCCATCGTCGTCGGTTTGCCGACAAGTACTCAGCCGGCCGTCGCCCGGGCTTGGCGCTCGCGCAGCGGCTGGCCGGCTCGCCAACGCCCCTCATACAGTGCGACGACTACACACAAACAGTGGTGAGGCTAACATCTAGCACGCCGAAACACCTCGGATGGGTATTCTTCAAATGCGAGAACGACGGGGTATTTTCTTGTTTTCATTCGGCTTTGTCAACCTATTCGGTTCAATTTCGATAGCTTATTGAGATGGTCATGTGTGTAGGAAGATGGATGCTCATTTTGGTTTTGGGAAGAAGAATACATCGACTTATTGATAGAAAGAAACTTAATAGATGTTCGTGCACTAGTTGGTAGAATTGAGGCTAATGATGCGGCTGCATGTGCAATTAGAGAAGAAATTAGAGGagaagcaacgtctacttctttagaatcaaagaagaagaatgaAGAATGCAATATCAAGAATCCACaaatcaacaatgaatgcatggAGAAGATGTTGGTCCGGCTAGTGGGAGcaagttatggaagttggatatcttctaaaatgccTAATTGTGGTTCTtattttctttggtcttgctattCTAGCAAAGATTTGGTGAATTATTATGTATGCAATGCCTTCGAAGAAAATAAAGAAGCAAAGAAATGTGTTTTCATGCCTGAAATTGAAATGCAAATTACTGATTTATGGGCCAACGCGGGCGGCAGCCAAGCAACAAGAATATCCTTTTTTACGGGTCGACTTTGCGGGGTTTGCTCGGCCTCCGCCCGCACCGGTCCGCAAAACCGTTTTTCCGCGAACTGTATACACATTTTGTGGGTCGGCATTATatggggtctgctagagatgctcttagctTGGCAAATAAGAGAAAAAACTTAATTGTGATATGTCTAGATCAGA contains:
- the LOC109758492 gene encoding strigolactones hydrolase CXE15: MASEDSAAPVVVDDCRGVLLVYSDGAVVRRDGPGFATPVRDDGTVEWKDAEFDAPRGLGLRLYRPRQRNQLLPVFFYYHGGGFCIGSRTWPNCQNYCLRLAAELGAVVVAPDYRLAPENRLPAAIDDGAAALLWLASQAGPAGDTWLTEAADFTRVFISGDSAGGTIAHNLAVRFGSAAGRSELGNVRVRGYVQLMPFFGGTERTRSEAECPDDAFLNRPLNDRYWRLSLPPGATVDHPASNPFGPDSPALEAVELAPTLVVVGGRDILRDRAVDYAARLRAMGKPVGVREFEGQQHGFFTIDPWSDASAELMRALKRFIHTDGRFD
- the LOC109758494 gene encoding D-lactate dehydrogenase [cytochrome], mitochondrial; translated protein: MAASLFRLSRPRRVLLPLSALRLPLSTQPLPQPRDPSSPNSNRGLPAFLSFLAAAAAGGITSSVALCDAGPDHRVGGKDSTELVVRGERKCVPQQFIEELASFLGENLTVDYEERSFHGTPQNSFHKAVNVPDVVVFPKSQYEVRNIVMTCNKYKVPIVPYGGATSIEGHTLAPHGGVCIDMSSMKKIKSLHVEDMDVVVEPGVGWIELNEYLKPHGLFFPLDPGPGATIGGMCATRCSGSLAVRYGTMRDNVINLQAVLPDGDVVKTGSRARKSAAGYDLTRLIIGSEGTLGVITEVTLRLQKLPSHSVVAMCNFQTVKDAADVAIATMHSGIQVSRVELLDEVQIRAINMANGKSLPEVPTLMFEFIGTEAYALEQTLLVQKIAAEHHGSDFVFVEEPNAKEELWKIRKEALWAGFAMKPDHEAMITDVCVPLSRLAECISVSKQLLDASPLTCLVIAHAGDGNFHTIILFDPTQEEERREAERLNHFMVHTALSMEGTCTGEHGVGTGKMKYLEKELGMESLRTMKRIKAALDPNNIMNPGKLIPPHVCI